DNA sequence from the Streptomyces cinnabarinus genome:
CGTGGCGAACTTGGGGACCCGGAAGTCGGTGCGGGTCAGCGCCTGGCCCGCGAGGGCTGTGTGCAGGCGCCTCGCGGCCTGCCAGACCGTGTCTCCTTCGGGCATGGGTCAAGGGTGGCATGGCCGCCTCGGCGGACTGGGGCAGGCCTGAAGGCGCGGGCCTCGGGGGTGCCGGATCAGGCGCGCAGGCGCAGGCCGCGGGGCGTGGCGATGAAGCCCGCTCCTTCCAGGAGGGTGCCGAAGGGGGACGTCAGGGCCGAGGCGCCGTTGACGCGCTCGACGGTGACCGTGCCGAGCGAGCCCGCGCGGGCGGCGGCGGCCAGGGCGTCGGCCGCCGCGTGAAGGCGGGGGTCGTCCATGGGGGAGTCGTCGGGGGCGCCGCCGGGCCAGGCCAGCAGGGTCTTGCCGCCGCGCTCCATGTAGAGCGTCAGCTCGCCGTCCACCAGCACCACCAGCGAGCCCGCCTTGCGGCCCGGCTTGTGCCCGGCGCCGGTCGGGGGCTCGGGCCAGGAAAGGGCGGCGCCGTAGGCGTTCGCGGGGTCGGCGGCGGCGAGGACCACGGCTCGGGCATCGGGGGTGGGGCGGTTGCGGCGGCCGGGGTGTCGGGCGGGGGGTGGTGGCGGGAAATCGCGGGGGGAGACGTATTCGTCGGGGCGGGTGGGGGTGTGGGGGGCGCCTTTGTCGACGCCGTCGTCGAAGGTGGGGTTCGCGAAGGCGTGGTCTGTGAAGGGGGCGGGAGGGAAGGACTCGGGCGGGAAGTCGCCGGTTGTGAAGTCACCGGTGGGGAAATCGCCCGTCGGTAGGGACCGGGCCGGGAAGTCGCCCGTCGGGAAGGCTTGGGGCGGGAAGTCGTTGGACGGGAACTCCGATGGCGGCAGGGACTCGCCGCGGTCGCGGGCGTTCGCCACCGCGCGGAGGCGGTCCACGGCGCCGTCCATCGCGAACTGCGCGGCGCCCAGGCCCTCCACCACATAGCCGCGCCGTGCCTGACCGCTCTCCTCGAACACGGACAGGATGCGGTATGTCGCCGAGAAGCCGCCCTCGACGCCTTCCGCGGACACCGCGCCCCGGGTCACCACGCCGTGCCGGTCGAGGAGGGTGCGGGCCAGGGCGTGGGCGCGGACGGTGGGGTCGGGTTCGTGGGCCGGGAGCAGGGACCAGCGCCCGGCGACGGTCGGCGGGCCCGAGCGGGAGGCGGGGCGGGCGGCGGCGGTGAGCGATCCGTAGCGCCCGCGCGGGACGGTGCGCTTGGCTCGGTGGGCCGTGGATCCCGCGGTGCGGCCGGAGCCCAGCAGGGAGCGCATCGGGGCCAGTGTGTCGTTCGTCAGACGGCCCGACCAGGCCAGCTCCCAGAGGGCGTCGGCGAGTTGGGGGTCGGTGGCCTCGGGGTGGGTGGTGGCGCGGACCTGGTCGGCGATCTGCCGGAAGAACAGACCGTAGCCGCCGGAAAGGGTGTCCAGCACCGACTGGTGGAGTGCGGTCGGCTCCAGGGGGTGGGGCGCGGGGAGCAACAGGGGGGCCGCGTCCGCCATGTACAGGGACACCCAGCCGTCCTTGCCGGGCAGGGCGCCGGCCCCGGCCCACACCACCTCTCCGGCGGAGGTCAGTTCGTCGAGCATCGCGGGTGTGTAGTTCTGGACGCGGGACGGCAGGACGAGCTTCTCCAGCGCGGAGGCGGGCACCGACGCGCCCTGCAACTGCTCGATGGCGCGCACCAGTCCGTCGATGCCGCGCAGTCCGTGTCCCTTGCCGATGTGCTGCCACTGGGGCAGGAACTGAGCGAGCGCGGCCGGAGGCACCGGCTCCAGCTCGTGCCGCAGCGCGGCGAGGGAGCGCCGGCGCAGTCGCCGCAGGACCGCCGCGTCGCACCACTCCTGACCGATCCCGGCCGGATGGAACTCGCCCTGGACGACCCTGCCCGCTGCCGCGAGCCGTTGCAGGGCACCCTCGGTGACCGCCACGCCCAGACCGAAGCGGGCCGCCGCGGTGACCGAGGTGAAGGGGCCGTGGGTGCGGGCGTAGCGCGCGAGGAGGTCGCCCAGCGGGTCCTTCACCGGTTCCGTGAATGCCTCCGGGACGCCGACCGGCAGTGCGGTGCCGAGGGCGTCGCGCAGTCGGCCCGCGTCCTCGATCGCCGCCCAGTGGTCGGTGCCGGCGACACGGACCTTGATGGCGCGGCGGGCTCCGGCCAGTTCCCGCGGCCAGTGTGGCTCCGCGCCCCGCTCGGTCAGCTCGGCGTCCGTCAGCGGGCCGAGCAGCCGCAGCAGGTCCGCGACGCCTTCGACGTCCTTGACGCGCCGGTCCTCGGTGAGCCACTGGAGCTCCCGCTCCAGCTCGGTCAGCACCTCGGCGTCGAGCAGCTCGCGCAGCTCCGCCTGGCCGAGCAGCTCGGCCAGCAGCCGTGAGTCGAGGGAGAGGGCGGCGGCCCGGCGCTCGGCGAGCGGGGAGTCGCCCTCGTACAGGAACTGGGCGACGTACCCGAACAGCAGGGAGCGGGCGAACGGGGAGGGCTCGGGGGTGGTGACCTCGACCAGGCGCACCTTGCGGGACTCCAGGTCGCCCATCAGCTCGGTGAGGCCGGGGACGTCGAAGACGTCCTGGAGGCATTCGCGGACCGCCTCCAGGACGATCGGGAACGAGCCGAACTCGCTGGCCACCTGGAGCAGCTGGGCCGCGCGCTGGCGCTGCTGCCACAGCGGGGTGCGCTTGCCGGGGTTGCGGCGCGGCAGGAGGAGGGCGCGCGCCGCGCACTCGCGGAAGCGGGAGGCGAACAGGGCCGAGCCGCCGACCTGGTCGGTGACGATCTGGTCGACGTCGCCCTTGTCGAAGACGACATCCGAGGCGCCTACGGGGGCCTGGTCGGCGTCGAACTCGGTGCCGGCCTTCTTCGGCTCCTGGTCGAGCAGGTCCAGGCCCATCAGGTCGGCGTCCGGCAGGCGCAGCACGATGCCGTCGTCCGCGTGCATCACCTGCGCGTCCATGCCGTACCGCTCGGAGAGCTTCGCGCCGAGCGCGAGGGCCCAGGGGGCGTGCACCTGGGCGCCGAAGGGGGAGTGCACGACGACCCGCCAGTCGCCCAGCTCGTCGCGGAAGCGCTCGACGACGATGGTCCGGTCGTCAGGGATGTGACCGCAGGCCTCGCGCTGTTCGTCCAGGTAGGACAGCACGTTGTCCGCGGCCCAGGCGTCCAGGCCCGCGGCCAGGAGCCGCAGCCGGGCGTCCTCCTTGCTGAGCGAACCGACCTCGCGCAGGAACGCGCCCACCGCGCGGCCCAGTTCCAGCGGGCGGCCCAGCTGGTCGCCCTTCCAGAAGGGGAGTCTGCCGGGGACACCGGGCGCGGGGGAGACCAGGACGCGGTCCCGGGTGATGTCCTCGATGCGCCAGGAGCTGGTGCCGAGCGTGAACACATCGCCCACGCGGGACTCGTAGACCATCTCCTCGTCGAGCTCGCCGACCCGGCCGCCGCCCTTCTTGGGGTCGGAGCCGGCGAGGAACACCCCGAACAGGCCCCGGTCGGGAATGGTGCCGCCGGAGGTGACGGCGAGGCGCTGGGCGCCGGGGCGGCCGGTGACGGTGCCGGCGACGCGGTCCCACACCACGCGCGGGCGCAGTTCGGCGAAGGCGTCCGAGGGGTAGCGCCCGGCGAGCATGTCGAGGACGGCCGTGAACGCGGACTCCGGGAGCGAGGCGAAGGGGGCGGCGCGGCGGACCGTCGCGAGGAGGTCGTCGAACTGCCAGGTGTCCATCGACGTCATGGCGACGACCTGCTGCGCCAGTACGTCCAGAGGGTTGGCCGGGACCCGCAGGGACTCGATGGCGCCGGTGCGCATCCGCTCGGTGACCACGGCCGCCTGGACCAGGTCGCCGCGGTACTTCGGGAAGACCACTCCGGTCGAGACCGCGCCCACCTGATGCCCCGCGCGGCCCACCCGCTGGAGGCCGGAGGCCACGGAGGGCGGCGACTCCACCTGGACGACCAGGTCGACCGCGCCCATGTCGATGCCGAGTTCGAGGCTGGAGGTGGCCACCACAGCGGGCAGACGCCCGGCCTTCAGATCCTCCTCGACCAGGGCACGCTGCTCCTTGGAGACCGAGCCGTGGTGCGCGCGGGCGATGACGGGCGGGGCGCCCTGGGCGGCACCGGATCCGCCCATCAGCTCGGCGGGGGCGTGGTGTTCGTCAAGGGGTTCGCCGGTGGCCCGCTCGTAGGCGATCTCGTTCAGGCGGTTGCACAGGCGCTCCGCCAGGCGGCGGGAGTTGGCGAA
Encoded proteins:
- a CDS encoding ATP-dependent helicase, which encodes MVSSAHRALDGFSPATRGWFTGAFSAPTAAQAGAWQAISEGSDVLVVAPTGSGKTLAAFLAALDQLASTPPPADPKKRCRVLYVSPLKALAVDVERNLRSPLTGIRQESVRLDLPEPEVKVGIRSGDTPPAERRALSTRPPDILITTPESLFLMLTSATREALTGIETVILDEVHAVAGTKRGAHLALTLERLDELLPKPARRIGLSATVRPVDEIARYLSPRRKVEIVQPKSGKEFDLSVVVPVEDLGELGGSPVADGNEGAERPSIWPHVEERIADLVQAHRSTIVFANSRRLAERLCNRLNEIAYERATGEPLDEHHAPAELMGGSGAAQGAPPVIARAHHGSVSKEQRALVEEDLKAGRLPAVVATSSLELGIDMGAVDLVVQVESPPSVASGLQRVGRAGHQVGAVSTGVVFPKYRGDLVQAAVVTERMRTGAIESLRVPANPLDVLAQQVVAMTSMDTWQFDDLLATVRRAAPFASLPESAFTAVLDMLAGRYPSDAFAELRPRVVWDRVAGTVTGRPGAQRLAVTSGGTIPDRGLFGVFLAGSDPKKGGGRVGELDEEMVYESRVGDVFTLGTSSWRIEDITRDRVLVSPAPGVPGRLPFWKGDQLGRPLELGRAVGAFLREVGSLSKEDARLRLLAAGLDAWAADNVLSYLDEQREACGHIPDDRTIVVERFRDELGDWRVVVHSPFGAQVHAPWALALGAKLSERYGMDAQVMHADDGIVLRLPDADLMGLDLLDQEPKKAGTEFDADQAPVGASDVVFDKGDVDQIVTDQVGGSALFASRFRECAARALLLPRRNPGKRTPLWQQRQRAAQLLQVASEFGSFPIVLEAVRECLQDVFDVPGLTELMGDLESRKVRLVEVTTPEPSPFARSLLFGYVAQFLYEGDSPLAERRAAALSLDSRLLAELLGQAELRELLDAEVLTELERELQWLTEDRRVKDVEGVADLLRLLGPLTDAELTERGAEPHWPRELAGARRAIKVRVAGTDHWAAIEDAGRLRDALGTALPVGVPEAFTEPVKDPLGDLLARYARTHGPFTSVTAAARFGLGVAVTEGALQRLAAAGRVVQGEFHPAGIGQEWCDAAVLRRLRRRSLAALRHELEPVPPAALAQFLPQWQHIGKGHGLRGIDGLVRAIEQLQGASVPASALEKLVLPSRVQNYTPAMLDELTSAGEVVWAGAGALPGKDGWVSLYMADAAPLLLPAPHPLEPTALHQSVLDTLSGGYGLFFRQIADQVRATTHPEATDPQLADALWELAWSGRLTNDTLAPMRSLLGSGRTAGSTAHRAKRTVPRGRYGSLTAAARPASRSGPPTVAGRWSLLPAHEPDPTVRAHALARTLLDRHGVVTRGAVSAEGVEGGFSATYRILSVFEESGQARRGYVVEGLGAAQFAMDGAVDRLRAVANARDRGESLPPSEFPSNDFPPQAFPTGDFPARSLPTGDFPTGDFTTGDFPPESFPPAPFTDHAFANPTFDDGVDKGAPHTPTRPDEYVSPRDFPPPPPARHPGRRNRPTPDARAVVLAAADPANAYGAALSWPEPPTGAGHKPGRKAGSLVVLVDGELTLYMERGGKTLLAWPGGAPDDSPMDDPRLHAAADALAAAARAGSLGTVTVERVNGASALTSPFGTLLEGAGFIATPRGLRLRA